From a region of the Besnoitia besnoiti strain Bb-Ger1 chromosome I, whole genome shotgun sequence genome:
- a CDS encoding DHHC zinc finger domain-containing protein (encoded by transcript BESB_007120): MYAKNRTVRGISLIPLLLVTFLFFFVGASYTYVYLHLLLVGCNNDLGVAIALGAIGTLLWLVALWCFYACAGRDPGEVRDAWRREAAEKRIPCIESDGSVVLPPPGDAVGGERLREIGSDDGASSAVRARARLRDFHAGYVTKCKQCANALRPERAHHCSICNKCIMRMDHHCPWVGNCVGFNNYKQFVLFNFYCAMVCTFLAASSAPWIVNEFLYTGSTPCSDTLPTGLWGVFLISWVMEITFGLVTLVMFLTHLYYLLINATTIEAQYASPNPYNVGRMANAEQIFGKFDWSWFFPVSPRQPTCTGQFSLTRLDGRRNRLLGCDPSASPFSVCMYTFPFFCLPISVACWRASFEAALRKGRNGYAFPHRGERDSQQLAESAGSAVRSVTIGAPALSARVAEMPVGSGAEIVEDASPSSADEKRGSGETGRTAVSLGVDPEAVAIGGGRVQV; this comes from the exons ATGTATGCGAAAAACCGCACCGTGCGCGGGATCTCCTTGATCCCCCTTCTCCTGGTcacttttctcttcttctttgtcGGCGCTTCCTACACCTACGTGTACCTGCATTTGCTGCTGGTTGGCTGCAACAATGACCTTGGCGTCGCCATTGCTCTCGGGGCAATCGGCACTCTTCTCTGGCTCGTCGCGCTGTGGTGTTTCTACGCGTGCGCCGGGCGCGATCCTGGAGAAGTGCGGGATGCTTGGcgccgagaagcggcggagaaaAGAATCCCCTGCATCGAATCGGATGGATCGGTAgtcctgcctccgcctggTGACGCTGTTGGAGGCGAGAGACTGCGGGAGATCGGCAGCGATGACGGCGCGTCCAGCGCAGTGCGAGCCCGAGCAAGACTTCGCGACTTCCACGCCGGATACGTCACCAAGTGCAAACAATGTGCAAATGCTCTCAGACCAGAACGAGCCCATCACTGCTCA ATTTGCAACAAATGCATCATGCGCATGGATCACCACTGCCCGTGGGTCGGTAACTGCGTGGGGTTCAACAACTACAAGCAGTTTGTGCTGTTTAACTTCTACTGCGCTATGGTCTGCACCTTCTtggccgcgtcctccgccccctGGATCGTCAATGAGTTTCTTTACACCGGATCCACTCCTTGC AGCGACACCCTTCCCACAGGATTATGGGGCGTCTTCTTGATCT CGTGGGTGATGGAGATCACGTTCGGCCTCGTCACCCTAGTG ATGTTTCTCACGCACCTCTATTACTTGCTGATTAACGCGACAACAATAGAGGCCCAGTATGCGTCCCCAAACCCGTACAACGTTGGTCGCATGGCGAACGCAGAGCAG ATTTTCGGGAAGTTCGACTGGTCCTGGTTCTTCCCAGTCTCTCCGAGACAACCCACATGCACAGGTCAGTTCTCGCTGACGCGTCTGGATGGACGCAGAAATCGCCTTCTTGGGTGTGATCCTTCCGCTTCGCCTTTTTCcgtgtgtatgtacaccttTCCGTTTTTCTGTCTGCCCATATCcgtcgcctgctggcgcgcgTCATTCGAGGCTGCTctgagaaaaggaagaaatg GTTACGCCTTCCCGCAtcgtggagagagagactctcAGCAGCTGGCGGAGTCTGCGGGCTCCGCAGTCCGCTCAGTCACGATTGGCGCGCCTGCACTCTCCGCGAGGGTGGCGGAGATGCCGGTGGGCTCCGGCGCGGAAATCGTGGAGGACGCCTCACCCAGCAGTGCAGACGAAAAGCGAGGGAGCGGCGAGACAGGTCGCACCGCAGTCAGCCTCGGCGTCGACCCCGAAGCTGTTGCCATCGGCGGAGGCCGTGTGCAGGTTTAA
- a CDS encoding hypothetical protein (encoded by transcript BESB_007130): protein MTTKRVYTRPPNSQAPRDQSQRQNSPENRTPPAVRPEPRVHAAPAPDEAAAGGCPQPPRPCPCASCELLPVPKEAVCGGSGSASRSALETPCRGQAPSAVERELARPLTAAPDDQSSLSQKPRQQSTDRREKQREGHGETLGAALRGLRAGKKTQPPTGYVELSWPAPEPEGAQAPQQALNTWATLESATAADSPRRARAFTAAAVHGERRSAWERAALASSKARRQASFPRSASCAETHAPETAVVASKSKASQAPDVLSPSAPSERPFWKTLKSPPAPPRRRTPRLPSPALTSGSSGAGYRRALERQLTVLEHRLAEFLGTLASAAPASLAAATAAVAAGPPGGTDLACPEPDTEASPAHTFRCPQRGGVSPETMPRLRGLDHQVGKEHTTENLGWSGTCTPMAKGRRAAPRQAPQCAYSDDSEEGSASLSAGPSDSASLWTDAGDCGGAPLAFSPPTAPQEWRANRVDTGQRGASPHLLGLLHREQPPQDSIPSPSYTVCMRPRSVCAPGSEANRWAAGGGSSCRGSPKSSGGASQRATSAEGPSAGGLAMASFAGSALSGEGPGAEGPVGRRQSGDAHARSSTDSRSGARICRGDEDAEGVSTQPNGATAFRKRLRNATPSALLAGLAVDCSRGGGTSPSTSSPAAHPRDQRPRAGVGEPQICQRETTHSREDSDSMPHQLAPLAASTSTPCGTGLKWSGDRAARGEASDPSPLSPLLTPSAETGGANFSLSSPSTCSLSSRRLFLSPALSGCDEWPCSSLATPSTAATYTHDASTSPALISQDSARAPHLKGVGDSAESGLKKKKAAYADAQKNKLHTPCSALSSGLTKDHSPLSSEDGISLRSSPLLSPPLASTRSLSSPSVQLPSDAPSRSRFSLLRLRRPPASCGDAGGGSSDTQPWKAGHRRRQSAGLIPRLAGGSAAPEKAPKASTGYSSADGQIRLQLFQSLLVVLRCLDEVKSLRRGAEVFATHGAASPRPLHQGSGGVSPADAVLAATATPPREPAGPLEGEAEGRRDSFACDLRGVLKRLADVASTSVEAAATAAALAALPAPADARSTWTPMRGIAHRRQEKTPRKDEVSCRFSAAVFAVSEAAADAAAWAARTLEAERESRSPARLFSVNRHGNGDDVEAINRSTRAGHRLAARSHSQSKRSHSAPGRVRGRPTSDCAEEETAAQKTAGDDGGGRRDSEGTGRRVTPRGPKGGRASGRQGRACREVAEACTASRHKDGGTKSRSLSTSGAFGRNGHSSGPSHGYALKLSAHQTTADRVEAPEGVPQRSSEENGIHRQRKRALALLEGSWVIRLLPPACGEEHPSPARDSDGATASARYAAAHVLRALAGMRRTKKPDSFKRGRRDSPASQGPTCSPCRPGGANKATGESGEAPCRLPKQEKCFLFVSADFGYLCCAAAPPPSVVRAAAEAEEADRVWSSRAFEVEEAPGCGPGETRAAQRAGEIFDEFAPGNSRARSDKLQRGRVRLHHVESLAGSQVKLPYVHSRRWMPQKTGEADSTQGRRSSGSSEQEGQDETHTPGRVAPEDIHVSDSSMSSSGGRGGDSQSLGAQNACSTGSLHALRGVYGSASDGASLSSEASRLSPSAPGWGGKSAEAAQSPAAADCPICRGGLQETGLGASRARKAMPARGSAATAMLPSSGFPRGSGQPRREVLGFCRLSHSTLRRPHARDHARRRLAPVLAPSTCAWGEAKTPHSRVLLLGAQTTPRGPRAQSADEKKSGGAALTDTWDRRERGREAADAKRSGAGEEADTSERAVTTRHGDDGNASDASVAPSVLCVSLPGFAPCRRRQGASSRQACRPTSLPANARRSATRGRAEGGGRPAAGDRGLFRKPSEGEANLQPPAALRRPSAISDSGLPASRSEAREGGGTAKQRSRRPVEAMRDGRPRAERRRSSAESHERRLGRASDCDNMPPREGRRRASASDLALPLSSFSRDAWQLVLPLSAIDSLEYGYCSHAYRVLQQSKCAPLLAIPPYLCWSVRVRASRDGAADTEREAESRSGSGTLARQRQSGHQSSKRRVSPRDASKETRRSPLQRACGSHRNCGERTERAAPTISNPTKGRHAKQSCTTLDFIVLSEEDAAKWVVSLNGLIRHSPLRVLFTAEEFSRQLRVMRMHHMQRLRLEFLLAHTSLCAGGLQGKATVSKLLSDGFLPSPYFDFTAETLTYARANTGSSAHLLLSGGQRPVSIRDSTTLRDHSNLAAEILALHCAQTTSGAGKHAPDLEEPISRGAENGDQFVEFGPLGDDACCRHQNPRGPSGAHTALDPREETHETLRGRRLRTGRCPSSPPQLAGCGSCRSTTTGSSAEYSSGEDVPHALPARTPRRGLPLSRVPGLLAQDDVASDSHSGAVRPPVYLASFSQSLARLDPLQPESCDATELSPSSLSPLSMDASAELKHAASRCLTCASGGGKASAAAARTQRTSGSCHRCADIRAAAELFVRAVRTKSDGATALGCASYLATEAQTPSRILHKRKDEAKTTQMPGREAGVLRQPQGSRWTWVFESSSSQGQAAEAGERAQGQASPSRHFFCMQRPFHPGQLLHGLAADSTAGSAGRDEANAFSSLDSSEALTTRSVSSKGVSLSAASPKLETGIAVEPIAGTVSANAFLRDGHCPVLPGHAWAVAVPPAATRSAGRCRRDEMDSVSANQRPAASAGEATSTGPQPRPRPLSRRPFIGATAVRAFLSLVQRGWGRRRDTCAGTDPRSAGSLGVPLESWIYEGETAAGGQHPPSLPCVASQCTSPQPCFALNCAAAMCPLSASAAAAGVQAHAKEAMGFPRPTPVCGSYSGSCVNSEQSAWGHTPRDSFATVCGLDFYAHENERRLCMRNGGAVAREISKKSQESPGEGAALARVFDARPTPASGCHAAKKGALKRSSSFFARRRSSEKVTAAVEAKNLQRSASCCAGEGWRPHDSHSLPQAPRAHWKWGVSTNSRLESEQESFPPQRCNARRGEARGPRRPAGKECGCLPPVIEPERVSGEKALASLPHYGSACAFSVAPAAFSVGMHCLPTCSLEGGYPCMQWVSYPLASSLAGARPPAAEFPETDGGGSWVTGPSQEEGPAAEWVRPLCWTFGLPPPHPVHVHRMHSAGQATGSELFSVDSAEASRDAGSGEGVVWSGHVPPVLEPGGGEGTGVGVQAREGAHTSPQHTPNSPEASVSVHSANPSSICPPWASGCRGQSPAAAAGGLAVSRADAAGIGVDDSRQPHDSIQNPAADSSPRLLAEETQSKSLATPGVADDDEEEVQFCIFSEEKGT from the exons ATGACGACGAAACGAGTCTATACAAGGCCACCAAATTCGCAGGCTCCACGCGACCAGAGTCAGCGCCAGAACTCGCCAGAGAACCGGACTCCGCCCGCAGTGAGGCCTGAGCCGCGCGtccacgccgcgccggccccagacgaggcagcagcgggcggcTGTCCGCAGCCCCCGAGGCCCTGCCCTTGCGCTTCCTGCGAATTGCTGCCTGTTCCGAAAGAGGCAGTATGTGGGGGGAGTggctctgcttctcgctcggCACTCGAGACCCCATGCCGGGGACAAGCGCCTTCGGCAGTTGAACGGGAGCTGGCGAGGCCGCTCACTGCTGCCCCCGACGACCAGTCAAGCCTCAGCCAGAAGCCGCGCCAGCAAAGCACAGACCGTCGCGAGAAGCAAAGGGAAGGACACGGGGAGACTCTCGGCGCTGCCTTGAGGGGCCTGCGAGCCGGGAAGAAAACCCAGCCCCCGACAGGGTATGTCGAGTTGTCATGGCCTGCGCCGGAGcccgaaggcgcgcaggcgccgcagcaggctcTTAACACATGGGCGACTTTGGAATCTGCCACGGCCGCAGACAGTCCCCGGCGTGCGCGGGCATTCACGGCAGCGGCCGTTCACGGCGAACGTCGAAGCGCTTGGGAACGTGCAGCTCTGGCCAGTTCCAAGGCGAGACGACAGGCGTCCTTTCCCCGGAGTGCTTCCTGCGccgagacgcatgcgccagaAACTGCGGTAGTCGCCTCAAAATCGAAAgcttcgcaggcgccagaCGTTCTCTCACCCTCTGCACCGAGCGAAAGACCTTTTTGGAAAACCCTAAagtcgcctccagcgcctccacggcgtCGTACGCCTCGACTACCTTCGCCAGCCTTGACAAGTGGTTCGAGTGGCGCGGGCTACCGCCGAGCTTTAGAGAGGCAACTGACTGTTCTTGAGCATCGCCTTGCCGAGTTCCTTGGAACCCTCGCCAGCGCTGCTCCCGCCTCCTTAGCTGCCGCCACTGCagcggtcgccgcggggcCTCCCGGGGGGACTGACCTGGCTTGCCCGGAGCCTGACACTGAAGCGAGCCCCGCGCACACCTTCCGCTGCCCCCAGAGGGGGGGTGTCTCTCCTGAAACAATGCCTCGACTGCGGGGCCTCGACCATCAAGTTGGAAAGGAACACACGACGGAGAATTTAGGGTGGAGTGGCACATGCACGCCGATGGCGAAGGGGAGACGTGCAGCGCCACGGCAGGCGCCTCAATGCGCGTACTCGGATGACTCAGAAGAAGGTTCAGCTTCCCTGTCAGCGGGTCCTTCAGACAGCGCCTCTCTATGgacagacgccggcgactgcggcggagctccCTTGGCTTTTTCGCCaccgacggcgccgcaggagtgGCGAGCTAACCGTGTCGACACAGGGCAACGGGGTGCGTCGCCGCATCTCCTTGGCCTTCTCCATCGTGAACAGCCGCCTCAGGACAGCATCCCTTCGCCGTCTTACACAGTTTGCATGCGCCCTCGCAGTGTCTGCGCCCCTGGCAGTGAGGCCAACCGCTGGGCTGCAGGTGGAGGAAGCAGCTGTAGAGGCAGTCCGAAATCCAGCGGTGGTGCATCCCAGCGCGCCACATCTGCAGAGGGGCCCTCTGCAGGGGGGCTGGCAATGGCCTCCTTCGCAggctccgctctctctggaGAGGGTCCGGGCGCTGAAGGGCCTGTAGGGCGACGTCAGAGTGGCGACGCGCATGCCAGGTCTTCAACCGATTCtcggagcggcgcgcgtaTCTGCAGAGGTGACGAGGATGCAGAGGGTGTTTCCACGCAGCCTAACGGGGCAACTGCGTTCAGGAAAAGACTGCGAAACGCCACCCCGTCCGCCTTGCTTGCAGGTCTGGCCGTGGACTGCTCCCGTGGCGGCGGAACGAGTCCCTCTACCTCGTCTCCAGCGGCCCATCCTCGCGAccagcgaccgcgcgcaGGAGTAGGGGAACCGCAGATCTGTCAGCGGGAGACCACACACTCAAGAGAGGACAGCGATTCGATGCCTCACCAGCTTGCGCCGCTTGCGGCGAGCACTTCCACTCCGTGTGGGACCGGCCTCAAATGGTCTGGAGatagggcggcgcgcggcgaagcgagtgacccctcgccgctgtctccgctgctgaCCCCTTCGGCAGAGACGGGTGGCGCAAACTTCTCGCTCAGCTCGCCTTCCACATGCAGCCTCTCAAGCCGGAGGCTGTTTCTGTCGCCTGCACTTTCGGGCTGCGATGAGTGGCCTTGCTCGAGTTTGGCGACGCCCTCGACGGCTGCGACCTACACGCACGACGCGTCAACGTCTCCAGCGCTAATTTCACAGGACTCCGCTCGAGCGCCACATCTCAAGGGTGTCGGAgacagcgcagagagcggtctgaagaagaagaaagcggcaTATGCTGACGCTCAGAAGAACAAACTCCACACACCCTGCAGCGCTCTGTCTTCAGGTCTCACTAAAGATCATTCACCCCTGTCATCTGAGGACGGCATCTCCCTTAGATCGAGCCCGCTACTGTCTCCCCCCTTGGCCTCCACGCGGTCGCTCTCCTCACCCTCAGTGCAGCTGCCGTCGGATGctccctcgcggtcgcggttctctctgctgcggctgcgcaggcctcccgcctcctgcggagacgcgggcgggGGCAGTAGCGATACGCAGCCATGGAAGGCGGGTCACAGGCGGAGGCAGTCCGCGGGTCTCATCCCTCGCCTTGCAGGCGGTTCCGCTGCGCCTGAAAAGGCCCCGAAGGCCTCTACGGGGTacagcagcgcagacggGCAGATCAGGCTGCAGCTTTTTCAGAGCCTCCTCGTTGTTCTTCGGTGCCTGGATGAGGTGAAAAGTctgcgacgcggcgcagaagtCTTCGCCACACatggcgccgcctctccgcggcctctccatcaaggcagcggcggcgtgtctccGGCAGATGCCGTGTTGGCTGCCACAGCGACACCCCCGCGCGAGCCGGCAGGCCCGTTggagggcgaagcagagggaCGGCGAGATTCGTTCGCCTGTGATCTGCGTGGTGTCCTCAAAAGACTCGCCGACGTTGCCTCGACAAGCgttgaggcggcggcgacagcagctgcgctggCCGCCCTTCCTGCCCCGGCAGACGCTCGGTCGACTTGGACTCCCATGCGAGGGATCGCCCAccggagacaggagaagaCTCCCCGCAAGGACGAGGTTTCTTGCCGCTTTTCTGCTGCAGTGTTCGCTGtcagcgaggcggctgcggacgcAGCGGCTTGGGCTGCGCGGACTCTAGAGGCGGAACGTGagtcgcgctcgccagcgaggcTTTTCTCAGTTAACAGGCACGGAAATGGAGACGACGTAGAGGCGATCAATCGCAGCACGCGTGCTGGGCATCGGCTTGCCGCGAGAAGCCATTCTCAATCCAAAAGGAGTCACTCCGCGCCTgggcgcgtgcgaggcaGGCCGACATCCGActgcgccgaagaagaaactGCGGCACAGAAGactgcgggcgacgacggtggaggcaggagagacagTGAAGGCACTGGGAGACGCGTAACGCCACGAGGCCCAAAGGGGGGCCGCGCGAGTGGCCGCCAGGGGCGAGCCTGCAGAGAggtcgcggaggcgtgcACCGCGAGCAGGCACAAGGACGGCGGTACGAAATCTCGTTCTTTGTCCACCTCCGGAGCCTTTGGCCGCAACGGACACTCGTCGGGGCCGTCCCACGGTTATGCCCTGAAATTGAGTGCGCATCAAACCACTGCCGATCGAgtggaggcgccggagggagTCCCACAGAGATCCAGTGAAGAGAACGGGATCCACCGGCAGCGAAAACGTgcgctcgcccttctcgaAGGCAGCTGGGTGattcgtctccttccgccagcCTGTGGAGAGGAGCatccgtcgcctgcgcgcgactCCGATGGGGccacggcgagcgcgcggtacgcagctgcgcacgtccttcgcgccctcgctgggATGCgcaggacgaagaagccCGATTCGTTCAAACGCGGTCGGCGAGACAGCCCAGCCTCCCAGGGCCCCACGTGCTCTCCCTGTCGGCCAGGAGGGGCGAACAAGGCGACCGGAGAAAGCGGAGAGGCACCGTGCCGCCTCCCCAAACAAGAAAAGTGTTTTCTGTTTGTCTCAGCCGACTTCGGCTACCtgtgctgcgcagccgcaccCCCCCCCAGCGTCGTgcgagccgctgcggaggcagaagaggctgACCGTGTCTGGAGCTCGCGGGCCTTCGAAGTTGAGGAGGCTCCAGGCTGCGGACCTGGGGAGACAAGGGCTGCGCAAAGGGCAGGGGAAATCTTTGACGAGTTTGCACCCGGAAACTCCAGAGCGAGGAGTGACAagctgcagagagggcgCGTTCGTCTGCATCATGTGGAGTCTCTGGCGGGCTCGCAAGTCAAGCTTCCCTACGTTCACTCACGCCGTTGGATGCCTCAGAAAACGGGCGAGGCTGACTCCACACAGGGGAGGCGGAGCAGCGGGTCGAGCGAGCAGGAAGGACAAGACGAGACACATACCCCCGGTCGGGTTGCTCCCGAAGACATACACGTATCGGACTCGAGTATGTCTTCCTCAGGCGGTCGTGGCGGCGACTCTCAGTCACTCGGCGCACAGAATGCGTGTTCCACAGGCTCGCTGCATGCACTGCGAGGCGTGTATGGGTCTGCATCTGACGGagcttcgctctcttctgaAGCTTCCCGTCTGTCTCCGTCCGCTCCTGGTTGGGGAGGGAAGAGtgcggaagcggcgcagtcccctgcagcggcggatTGTCCTATCTGCAGGGGGGGCCTACAGGAGACTGggctcggcgcctccagaGCGCGGAAAGCGATGCCCGCGcgtggcagcgccgccacggcGATGCTGCCTTCTTCGGGTTTTCCCAGAGGAAGCggacagccgcggcgagaggTTTTAGGATTCTGCCGCTTGAGCCACTCAACCCTACGAaggccgcacgcgcgtgACCACGCGAGACGGAGGCTTGCCCCcgtcctcgcgccctcgaccTGCGCTtggggagaggcgaagacgccgcacagccgcgtcctcctcctcggcgcgcagacgacgcctcgcgggccgcgCGCCCAGAGCGCCGACGAGAAGAAATCGGGCGGTGCGGCGCTCACAGACACCTGGGatcgcagagagcgagggagagaagcagcagatgcCAAAAGGTCAggcgcaggagaagaagcagacacaTCAGAGCGCGCGGTGACGACTCGCCATGGAGACGACGGAAATGCGTCAGATGCCAGCGTCGCCCCCTCAGtcctgtgtgtctctcttccaGGCTTTGCGCCctgccgcagaagacagGGAGCCAGTTCGCGCCAGGCGTGCCGACCGACGTCTCTCCCTGCGAATGCCCGTCGCTCCGCTACCCGCGGCAGGGCCGAGGGGGGTGGAAGGCCCGCCGCAGGGGACAGAGGCCTTTTCAGGAAGCCctcagaaggcgaggcgaatCTGCAGCCTCCAGCCGCGCTCCGCCGACCGTCTGCGATCTCCGACAGTGGCTTGCCCGCtagccgcagcgaggcgagggagggcggAGGGACTGCGAAGCAGCGAAGCCGGCGACCTGTTGAGGCCATGAGAGACGGACGTCCGCGCGCTGAACGGAGACGCTCGTCTGCCGAAAGCCACGAGCGCAGGCTTGGCAGAGCCTCCGACTGCGACAACATGCCTCCACGCGAAGGTCGGCGCCGGGCGAGTGCTTCAGACCTTGCGCTACcactttcttctttctcgcgcgaCGCGTGGCAGCTCGTGCTGCCGCTCAGCGCCATCGACAGCCTGGAGTACGGATACTGCAGCCACGCGTACCGAGTCCTCCAGCAGAGCAAATgcgctcctcttctcgccaTCCCGCCCTACCTCTGTTGGTCTGTGCGCGTGCGAGCctcccgcgacggcgcagcggacactgagcgagaggcagaaagtAGGAGTGGGAGCGGAACGTtagcgaggcagcgacaaAGCGGCCATCAATCCAGCAAGCGACGCGTCAGCCCCCGCGACGCCAGCAAAGAAACAAGGCGTTCTCCTCTCCAGAGAGCTTGTGGATCTCACCGGAATTGCGGGGAGAGAACGGAGAGAGCTGCTCCGACCATCAGCAACCCTACCAAGGGACGGCACGCGAAACAAAGCTGCACCACTCTCGATTTCATCGTCctcagcgaagaggacgccgccaA GTGGGTAGTTAGCCTGAACGGGTTGATCCGCCACAGTCCACTTCGCGTTCTCTTCACCGCCGAAGAGTTCTCCCGCCAACTCCGCGTCATGCGCATGCACCACATGCAAAGGCTTCGCCTCGAgtttctcctcgcccacACGAGTCTGTGCGCCGGGGGCCTTCAGGGCAAAGCTACGGTCTCAAAGCTTCTTTCTGACGGCTTTCTGCCGTCTCCTTACTTCGACTTCACTGCGGAGACGCTGACGTACGCGCGCGCAAACACCGGCTCCTCTGCGCATCTCCTGCTgagcggcgggcagcgcccGGTTTCCATTCGAGACAGCACCACACTCCGTGACCACAGCAACCTCGCAGCGGAGATTCTGGCGTTACACTGCGCACAAACGACGTCCGGGGCAGGCAAGCATGCCCCGGACTTGGAAGAACCGATCAGCCGAGGAGCTGAGAACGGGGACCAATTTGTGGAGTTTGGGCCGCTGGGCGACGATGCGTGTTGTCGACACCAGAACCCGCGAGGGCCTTCTGGAGCCCACACCGCCCTCGATccgcgagaggagactcACGAGACTCTTCGCGGAAGACGCCTGAGAACGGGTCGATGTCCGTCTTCACCGCCTCAGTTAgcgggctgcggcagctgccgcagtaCCACGACGGGGAGCAGCGCTGAGTacagcagcggagaagacgtTCCGCATGCGTTGCCAGCGAGGACTCCCAGAAGAGGCCTGCCTCTCTCACGCGTCCCCGGGCTCCTAGCCCAAGACGACGTCGCCAGCGACAGCCACagcggcgccgtccgcccTCCGGTGTACCTCGCAAGCTTCAGCCAGAGCCTAGCGCGCCTTGATCCTCTTCAGCCGGAGAGCTGCGATGCCACAGAGTTGtctccctcttcgctctcgccgctctcgatggacgcgagcgcggaaCTGAAGCACGCGGCCAGCAGATGCCTTACGTGCGCCTCGGGGGGTGGAAAAGCgagtgcggcagcggcgcgcacgcagagaacgAGCGGTAGCTGTCATCGGTGCGCCGACattcgcgccgcagctgagtTGTTTGTGAGGGCTGTGCGGACGAAAAGTGAtggggcgacggcgcttgGTTGCGCATCTTACCTTGCTACAGAGGCTCAGACACCTTCACGGATACTCCATAAGAGGAaagacgaggcgaagacgacacaGATGccggggcgcgaggcgggagtTCTCCGTCAGCCGCAGGGGTCGCGCTGGACGTGGGTTTTCgagtcttcgtcctctcagGGTCAGGCGGCTGAAGCTGGGGAGCGTGCGCAAGGGCAGGCGTCTCCATCTCGCCATTTTTTCTGCATGCAAAGGCCATTTCATCCAGGCCAACTGCTTCATGGATTAGCTGCCGACTCCACCGCAGGGAGCGCGGGGAGGGATGAGGCGAATGCCTTTTCATCTCTGGACTCTTCTGAAGCCCTCACGACGCGGTCGGTGAGTTCGAaaggcgtctccctctccgcggcttctcccAAGCTCGAGACTGGAATCGCTGTGGAGCCTATCGCAGGCACAGTTTCCGCAAACGCCTTTTTGCGTGATGGGCACTGCCCTGTGCTGCCAGGGCACGCCTGGGCGGTCGCCgtcccgcccgcggcgacgaggagcgcAGGGCGTTGCAGAAGGGATGAAATGGATTCCGTTTCAGCGAACCAGAGACCTGCGGCGTCAGCGGGGGAAGCGACTTCCACTGGTCCCCAGCCTCGGCCACGGCCCCTGTCCCGAAGGCCCTTCATCGGGGCGACCGCGGTTCGCGCCTTCTTGAGCCTCGTGCAACGAGGgtggggaagaagaagagacacctGCGCAGGCACTGATCCTCGTAGTGCGGGGAGTCTTGGCGTCCCTCTTGAATCTTGGATTTACGAAGGAGAGACCGCTGCTGGCGGGCAGCATCCCCCGAGCCTTCCATGCGTGGCGAGCCAATGTACAAGCCCACAACCTTGCTTCGCCCTCaactgcgcggcggcgatgtGCCCTCTGTCTGCGagtgcggctgctgccggcgtTCAGGCACACGCAAAGGAAGCGATGGGGTTCCCTCGCCCGACTCCTGTGTGTGGATCCTATTCAGGCTCTTGCGTGAACTCTGAGCAGTCTGCCTGGGGGCACACGCCTCGTGACAGCTTTGCCACAGTTTGCGGGCTAGATTTCTATGCTCATGAGAACGAAcgccgtctctgcatgcggaacggcggcgccgtggcgCGCGAGATATCGAAGAAGTCACAAGAAAGCCCAGGCGAGGGGGCAGCGCTCGCCAGGGTCTTCGACGCCAGGCCGACGCCTGCCTCTGGCTGTCATGCCGCAAAGAAGGGGGCGCTGAAGCGCAGCTCCAGTTTCTTCGCCAGGCGGCGTAGTTCGGAGAAAGTGACCGCGGCTGTGGAAGCCAAGAATCTGCAGCGGTCTGCTTCCTGCTGCGCCGGGGAGGGCTGGCGGCCGCACGACAGCcactcgctgccgcaggctccgcgcgctcaCTGGAAGTGGGGCGTCAGCACAAACTCCCGACTGGAGAGCGAACAAGAGAGCTTTCCCCCACAGCGCTGCAACGCCCGACGTGGCGAGGCACGAGGGCCGAGACGCCCCGCTGGCAAAGAGTGCGGCTGTCTGCCTCCAGTCATCGAGCCGGAGCGCGTCTCTggggagaaggcgctcgcCAGTCTCCCTCATTATGGCAGCGCGTGTGCTTTCAGcgtggcgcccgccgcgttcTCCGTCGGCATGCACTGTCTGCCAACCTGTAGCCTGGAAGGCGGCTACCCGTGCATGCAGTGGGTCAGCTACCCGCTGGCAAGTTCGCTGGCTGGCGCGAGGCCCCCAGCGGCGGAATTCCCGGAGACCGACGGGGGAGGCAGCTGGGTCACGGGCCCCTCGCAGGAGGAGGGTCCCGCCGCGGAGTGGGTTCGCCCGCTGTGTTGGACATTTGGGCTGCCCCCTCCACACCCCGTCCACGTCCACCGCATGCACTCCGCAGGTCAGGCGACCGGGAGCGAGCTTTTCTCCGTCGactccgcggaggcgtcaAGAGACGCAGGCTCTGGTGAAGGCGTCGTTTGGAGCGGGCATGTCCCGCCTGTGCTGgagcccggcggcggcgaagggacAGGGGTTGGGGTGCaggcccgcgagggcgcgcacaCCTCTCCGCAGCACACCCCCAACTCGCCGGAGGCGTCGGTCTCTGTACATTCAGCGAACCCGTCCAGCATATGTCCGCCCTGGGCATCTGGATGCCGCGGGCAGtctccagctgctgctgcgggcggGCTCGCCGTTTCACGTGCAGATGCAGCGGGGATAGGGGTCGACGACTCGCGCCAGCCTCATGACTCAATTCAGAACCCCGCCGCCGACTCTTCTCCACGTCTCCTGGCTGAAGAAACGCAGAGCAAGTCGCTCGCGACACCAGGGGTCGCAGACgatgacgaggaggaagtccAGTTCTGCATCTTCAGCGAAGAAAAGGGCACGTGA